In Streptomyces liangshanensis, the DNA window AGGCCCTTGCCCTGGGGCGTGGTCGCGTCCCCTCGTACATACGTGATCCCCGACATGTCACCACCGTACGAGGCACCACTGACACCGCTGCCCGTCCGTGCTAGCCGTCCGTGAACGTCTCCCCGTTCGCCGCCTTGTCCACCAGCAGGGCGGGCGGGGTGAAGCGGTCGCCGTAGCGGTCCGCCAACTCCCGGGCCCTGGCGGCGAATCCGGCCGGGCCGCCCTCGTACCCGTTGATGTACTGGAGCACCCCGCCCGTCCAGGCCGGGAAGCCGATGCCCATGATCGAGCCGATGTTGGCGTCGGCCACGGACGTCAGGACGTTCTCCTCCAGGCAGCGGACGGCGTCCAGTGCCTCGGAGAACAGCATCCGCTCCTGGAGATCGGCGAACGGGATGTCGGAGGAGGGTGAGGTGCCGGCGGGCGGGGTGTCGGCGGGCGGGCGGGCGAAGTGCTCGCTCAGGCCCGGCCAGAGGCGGGTACGGGTGCCGTCCTCGGCGTACTCGTAGAAGCCGGCGCCTCCCCCGCGTCCCGTCCGGCCGAACTCGTCGACCATCCGGTCGATCACCGCGTCCGCGGGATGGCCGGTCCACGTACCGCCCGCCTCCTCCACCGCGCGCCGCGACTCCTCGCGGATGCGGCGGGCCAGGGTCAGGGTCAGCTCGTCCATCAGGGAGAGCACCTTGGCCGGGTAGCCGGCCTGCGCGGCCGCCTGCTCGATCGACGCGGGCGCGATGCCCTCACCGACCAGGGCGACACCCTCGTTGAGGAACTGACCGATCACCCGCGAGGTGAAGAAGCCCCGCGCGTCGTTGACGACGATGGGGGTCTTCTTGATCCGGCGGACCAGGTCGAACGCCCGGGCCAGGGCCTCGTCGCTCGTCCGGCCGCCCCGGACGATCTCGACCAGGGGCATCTTGTCGACGGGCGAGAAGAAGTGCAGCCCGATGAAGTCGGCGGGGCGCGCGACGCCTTCGGCGAGGGCCGTGATGGGCAGCGTGGAGGTGTTGGAACAGAGCAGCGCGTCGGGCGCGACGATCTCCTGGACCTCTTGGAACACCTTGTGCTTGAGCGCCGAGTCCTCGAAGACCGCCTCGATCACCGTGTCGCAGTCCGCCAGGTCGGCGGGGTCGGCGGTCGGGGTGATGCGGGCGAGCACCCGGTCCCGCTCGGCCTCGGTCGTACGGCCCCGGGCGACCGCCTTCGCGAGGAGCTTCGCGGAGTGCGCCTTGCCGCGTTCCGCCGCGTCCGGGGTGACGTCCTTCAGCAGCACGTCGAGCCCGGCGCGGGCGCACGCGTACGCGATGCCCGCGCCCATCGCGCCGGCGCCGAGGACCGCGACCTTGCGGACCTCGCGCGGCGGGACCCCGCGCGGGCGGCTGCCGCCGGAGTTGACGGTCCTGAGGTCGAAGAAGAACGCCTGGATCATGTTTTTCGCGGTCTGGCCCGTGACCAGCTCGGTGAAGTAACGGGACTCCACGGTCTGCGCGGTCGCGAAGTCGACCTGCGAGCCCTCGACGGCCGCCGCGAGGATGTTGCGCGGGGCGGGGAAGGGGGCGCCGGCGAGCTGCTTGCTCAGACTGGCCGGGAACGCGGGGAGGTTGGCGGCGAACCGCGGGCTGGACGGGGTGCCGCCGGGGATGCGGTAGCCCTTCTCGTCCCACGGCTGGCGGGACTCGGGGTGGGCGTCGATGAACGCGCGCGCCCGGTCGAGCATCTCCTCGCGGGTGGCGGCGACCTCGTGGACGAGACCCTGGTCGAGGGCGGCGCGCGGGGTGTACTGCGTGCCCTGGAGAAGCACCTTGAGCAGGGCGTCCGCGACGCCCAGGAGCCGTACGGTACGGGTCACCCCGCCGCCGCCCGGGAGCAGTCCGAGCGTGACCTCGGGCAGGCCGATCCGGGAGCCCGGCGCGTCGAGCGCGATGCGGTGGTGGCAAGCGAGGGCGATCTCGTAACCGCCGCCCAGGGCCGCGCCGTTGAGGGCGGCGACGACGGGTTTGCCGAGGGTCTCCAGGCGGCGCAGGGCGTCCTTCATGACCAGGCCGCCCTCGAAGATCCGCCGGGCGTCGCCGGGGCCCGCCTTCATCATGTCCTTGAGGTCGCCGCCCGCGAAGAAGGTCTTCTTCGCGGAGGTGAGGATGAAACCGCGGACCTGGTCCTTCTCGGCCTCGGCGCGGTCGGCGGTCGCGACGAGGGAGCGGCGGAAGGCCTCGTTCATGGTGTTGGCGGACTGGCTCGGGTCGTCCAGGACGAGGGTGACCACACCGGTGTTGTCCTGCTCCCAGCGGATGGTGGGGGACGCGGACTCGTTCATGCTGCTGCTCCGTTGCTCCGTAGGGGTCTGGACGGGCCGGACGGAAAGTAGGGGGCGGGGCGATGGGGACGCGGCGGGGCGGAGGGGGCGGGACCGCCGGGTCAGAGGCGTTCCAGCACGGTCGCCACGCCCATGCCGCCGCCGACGCAGAGGGTGACGAGGCCGTACCGCTTGTCCTGGCGTTCCAGTTCGTCGACGAGCGTGCCGACGAGCATCGCGCCGGTCGCGCCGAGGGGGTGGCCGAGGGCGATGGCTCCGCCGTTGACGTTGACCTTGTCGAGGGGGATGCCCATCTCCCCCACGAACCGCAGGACGACCGCCGCGAAGGCCTCGTTGATCTCGACGAGGTCGATGTCGTCGATGGTGAGCCCGGCCTTGGCGAGGGCCTTGCGGCTGGCGGGGGCGGGTCCGGTGAGCATGATGGTCGGCTCGGACCCGGAGACGGCGGCGGAGACGATCCGGGCGCGGGGCGTGAGCCCGTACCGCTCCCCGATCTCCCGGGAGCCGATGGTGACGAGGGCGGCGCCGTCCACGATGCCGGAGGAGTTGCCCGCGTGGTGGACGTGGTCGATCGCCTCGACCCAGTGGTACTTCTGGAGGACGACGGCGTCGAAGCCGCCCGCCTCGCCGATCCCGGCGAACGACGGCTTGAGCGCGGCCAGGGTGTCGGCGGTGGTGCCGGGGCGCAGGTGCTCGTCGTGGTCGAGGACGGTGAGTCCGTTGCGGTCGAGGACCGGTACGACGGAGCGCCGGAAGCGGCCTTCCTTCCAGGCGGTGGCGGCTCGCTCCTGGGAGAGCGCGGCGAATTCGTCCACGTCGCGGCGGGTGAAGCCGCCGAGGGTGGCGATCAGGTCCGCGCCGATGCCCTGCGGGGCGAAGCCGGTGGCCAGGTTGGTCATCGGGTCCATGGCCCACGCGCCGCCGTCGGAGCCCATCGGGACGCGGGACATGGACTCGACGCCGCCGGCGAGGACCAGGTTCTCCCAGCCGGAACGGACCTTGGCGGCGGCGAGGTTGACGGCTTCGAGACCGGAGGCGCAGAAGCGGTTCTCCTGTACGCCCGCGACGGTGTCGGGGAGTCCGGCGGCGACGGCGGCGATGCGGGCGATGTCGGAGCCCTGGTCGCCGAGCGGGCTCACGACGCCGAGCACGATGTCGTCGATCGCGGCGGGGTCGAGGCCGGGGAAGCGGGCGCGCGTCTCGTGGATGAGCCCGACGACGAGGTCGATCGGCTTGGTCCCGTGCAGGGCGCCGTTGGCCTTGCCGCGGCCGCGCGGGGTGCGGATCGCGTCGTACACATACGCTTCGGTACTCACGGCAACTGCCTTTCCGTGGACGGTCACTGGGGCGGGGCGGGCGGGGTTGCGGGGTTGCGGACCGCGGGGGTGCCTGCGGGGCGCGGCGGGCCGTTCAGCGGGTGGGCAGGTCCCAGTCGCGTGCCACCTCGGCGGTGTCGGCGCCGGGCAGCGCGGGCCCCGTGCGGACCGATCCCGGTGTGGCGGAGAAGCGGGGCGCGGGCGCGGGCTGGACGACACCCGCGTGCTCGGTGAAGGTGCCGCGTACCGCGAGGTGCGGATGCGCGGGGGCCTCACGCAGGGTCAGTACGGGTGTGACACACGCGTCCGTCCCCTCGAAGACCCGGGTCCACTCGGCGCGGGTCCGCTCCTTGAAGCGGGCGGCGACGGCGGCGCGCAGCTCGTCCCAGCGTCCGAAGTCCTTGCGGGCCGGGACGTCGTCCTCGATGCCGAGCAGCTCGATGAACCGGTCGTAGAAGCGGGTCTCCAGGGCGCCGACCGCCATGTACGCGCCGTCGGCGGTCTCGTACGACCCGTAGAAGGGGGCGGCGCCGTCCAGCAGGTTGGCTCCGCGCCGGTCCTGCCAGCCGCCGGCGGACATCATGGCGTGGATCATGGTGGTGAGGTGGGCGGTGCCGTCGACCACGGCCGCGTCGACCACCTGGCCCGTACCGTCCGGCGTCCTGGCGTGCTGGAGGGCGGCGAGCAGCCCGATGACGAGGTAGAGGGCGCCGCCCGCGTAGTCGCCGAGGAGGTTGGCGGGCAGGGCGGGCGGCTCGTCGGCCTCGCCGATCATGGAGAGGGCGCCGGAGAGGGCGATGTAGTCGATGTCGTGCCCGGCGCTCTGGGCGAGCGGGCCGTCCTGGCCCCAGCCGGTCATCCGGCCGTACACCAGGCGGGGGTTGCGGGCGAGGCACTCCTCGGGGCCGATGCCGAGGCGCTCGGCGACGCCGGGCCTGTTGCCCTCGATCAGGAGGTCGGCCCGTTCGACGAGGTCGAGGACGCGGGCGGCGCCGTCGGGGGTCTTGAGGTCGATGAGGACGGAGCGCTTGTTGCGGTTGGTGAGGTCGGCGGCGGGGTCGATGCCGAGGCCGGTGCCGCCGGGACGGTCGACCCGTACGACATCGGCGCCGAGGTCGGCGAGCGTCATGGCGGCGAACGGTCCGGGACCGATGCCGGCCAGCTCGACCACGCGTACCCCGGCCAGCGGACCGATCCCGGGCGCGGCCCTGTGGACGCTGTGATCCCTGTGGTCCGTGCGGTCCATGTGGCTCTCCTCAGCACTGGGGCACAGCCGCTGGAACAGCCGTGATGGTAGGAACGGGTCTCGCGACGCCCGAGCCTCCCGGCCCGAGCAAGCGCTTAGCCTTCCCGATAGTACGAGGGGTACGCCACCGATCCGGCCCCCGCCTCCCGGTCGGCGCGGTTCCAGCCATGATCCACCGCCGGGAAGCGCCCCCGACACGCCGTCAGCAGTCCTGCCGCGCGCCGAACGATTCCGCGGGGACGCGCCCGGCGCTCACTGCACTACGTCGAGCAACTCCAGAACCAGCTCAGCGACCGCCTCCGGGCGGCCGACGAACGGGGAGTGCCCGGTCGGCCACTCGCGGACGGAGTCGCAGCGCGCGGCCATGGCGCGTTGGAGCGCGGGCGCGATCGCCCGGTCCGCCGCGCACACGACGACCGTGGACGGGGTGCGCTTCCAGCCCTGGCGCTCCGGGACGCCCCGCCCGCAGCCGGGTGCCTGGGCGCGCAGCAGTGCCACGGCCCGGGCGGCCAGGTGCTGGGGGCAGTCCGCGTACAGCGCGTCAGCGGCCCGGCTGGGTTCGAGGCGTGTGGAACCGTCGTCCTGCGGCTCGATCGCCGACCGCAACTGATCGGACGCACCGCCCAGGCTGGCCGCGCTCTCCCCCGTGTCCGGTACGAAGGCCGCCAGGTAGACCAGCCGCGCGGCTCCGCGCAGACCGGTGATGACGGATCCTCCGTAGGAGCAGACCGGTGATGACGGATCCTCCGTAGGAGTGGCCCAGGACCAGGGGAGGTTCCGCGAACGCGTCGACGGCGGCCTGCACCGCCACGGTGTCGGCGGCCAGCGAGCCCCGGTGGAGTTCGGGGGTCACCACGCCACGCCGGCCGCCCGCAGGCGCTCGGCGGTGGGGGCGAAGTGCTCTGGCCATGCCGTTGGAGGGGGCTGAGTCAGAATCAGGGAATGGACGTACCTGGTGAAACGCCGTTCCTGATGTACGTCGAGGACGTCTTTTGGCGTGACCGGGGCCGGGGGGTGCTGGTGGCCGGGCGGGTCGGGCGGGGGTGGGTTCGTAGGGGGGATGTGGTGGAGCTCGTCGGCTTCGGGGGTCAGGTGGTTGTCACCGTCGTGGAGGTCGAGGACTGTGGTCGGGCCGTCGACGGGGCGGGTGCGGGCATGAACGTGGGTCTGGTGGTACGGGGGGTGGGAGTCGGCGTGGTCGAGCGGGGGCAGGTGCTCGTGGCGCCGGGGTCCGTCCGCCAGTGCACCCGTTTCGCGGCGACCCTCGCCCTGCTGTCCGAGGAGGACGGCGGTGCCGAGGTGCGTACCGGTGCGCGACTCCGCTTCCACATCGGTGCCGCCGTGGTGGCGGGTGAGGTGACGCTCGCCGGGGACATGGACGTGCTGCGTCCGCTCCACGTGGGCGACGTGACTGTCGCTCTCGAACGGCCCGTCGTCCTGGAGAACGGCCTGCCGTTCGCTTTCCGGTACCTCGGGCGGGCGGCCGGTACGGGGGTCGTGACGCTCAGGCGCTAGTTCACGCCGTAGGACAGGAGGGCGACGACGGCTATCGCCGCGATGGTGCCCACCAGCATCAGAACGCCCGCGACGACGGTCACCACGGTGAGGACGCGCGTGACCTTGCTGGGTTCCACCGATCCGGCGCAGATCTGCTCGTTGGTCATCCGCCCAGGTTGCCGGGCGCCGACGCGGTGCGATATCCGTACACATACTCAGGTTGTTTTTCCCCCGGCTCCCTTGCGGCGGTTTCGGTGGCGCGGCCGGTGCGGAGTGCCGAGTGCGGAAGGACGTGTACGTGTACGACCTCGCCGGGCGGCTCCTCGCCGAGCAGTTCCCGCAGTGGGCGGGCCTCCCCCTCACCTTGCTCGATCCGGCCGGTTCCGATCACGTGATCTTTCGCCTCGGCGCCGACATGGCGGTGCGGCTGCCCCGGGGCGACTGGGCGGCCGGGCAGGCCGAGAAGGAGCATCGCTGGCTGCCGCTCCTCGCGCCCGGGCTGCCGCTGGCCCTCCCCGTACCGCTGGGTCTGGGGAAGCCGTCGCCGGAGACCGGGTACCCGTGGAACTGGTCGGTGGCCCGATGGCTGGACGGTACGGTGCCCGACGCCGGCACCCTCGATGGGCCCGGACGCACGCGACTCCGGTCCGTCGCATACCAGTTGGCGGGCTTCCTCACCGCCCTCCACCACCTCCCCCCGGCGAACGCGCTCCTTCCCGGCCCGCACCCCGACCTCGTCGGCGAGTCCCTCCACGCGCGTGACGCGGGGACCCGCTCGGCCATCGCCGCCACCGCGGACGTCTTCGACGCCCCCGCCATGACCGCCGCGTGGGACGCGGCCCTCGGCGCCCCGCCGTGGTCCGGTCAACCGCTCTGGTTCCACGGTGACTTCCACACCGGGAACCTGCTCGCCGGACCGGACGGCCGCCTGAGCGCGGTCATCGACTTCGGCGGCCTCGGCCTGGGCGACCCGGCCTGCGACCTCACGATCGCCTACACCCTTCTGGGCGCCGACGCGCGAGCGGCGTTCCGTACCGCGCGGGCCACCGACGACGCCACCTGGGCCCGCGGCCTCGGCTGGGCGCTCTCCACCGGGCTCAACGCGTACACGACCTACGCCGCGACCCACCCCCTGGTGGCCGCCCGGACCACCCGGCAGGTCACCCAGGCGCTGACCGAGTTCCGCCGCACGGCGTGACAGCCGCCGTCGGCCGACGAACGGCCGGGCGGCGGACGGCCGGGCGGTGTGTCGGGTCAGGGTGCCGTTTCAGGTCGCGGTGCCGAGGATCTCTCCGATGACGTACCGGGCGTTGGCCGAGATGATCGGGTTGGTGGTCCGGTAGTAGGGCAGTTGGATGACCGCCATGGACAGCGCCCAGCCCCGGCTGCGGGCCCAGGTCGCGTCGTCGGCGTCCACGGCGTCGCGGTACGCCGCGCGCGCCAAGGCGGGCAGCAGGTTCCAGGCCGGGATGAGGTCGGTGGCCGGTTCCCCCATGCCCAGGGTGCCGAAGTCGATGACGGCGGCGACCCGGTCACCGGCCAGCAGCAGGTTGCCCGGCATCAGGTCGCAGTGGGTCCAGCAGGCCGGGCCGGTCCACGGGGGCGCGCTCAGTGCCTCCTCCCAGGCCGCGGTGATCGCGTCGGCGTCGAAGGGTTCGTCGGTACGGCGCAGGGCCTCGATCGCCTGGCGCGTCTCCCGGTCCTCGGTGATCAGCGGCCCGCCGCGGTGGGCGGGCGGGCCGCAGGGGAGGTCGATCCCGCGCAGGGCGACGGCGAACCCGGCGAGGTCACGGGCCACGCGCTCGGAAACGTCGCCCTCGACCGGGGTGCGCCCCCCGATCCACCGGTGCACCGACCAGGCCAGCGGGTAGCCCTCGCCGGGGGCGCCGGTCGCCACCACCTCGGGGACCGGCAGCGGCAGCAGCGGGGCCAGCCGGGGCAGGAGCGCCGCCTCCCTGGCGACGGCCTCGGCGCCGCCGGGGCGCAGCGGGAGCCGGACGGTCAGGTCCTCGCCGAGCCGGTAGATCGCGTTGACCGTTCCCCCGGAGGCGAGCCGGGTGACCGGCAGGTCGGCCCACCGGGGGAACTGGGCCCGTAGCAGCCTCCGGACCAGCGCGGCATCGGTCTCCGCCTCGTCGGCGTGCATCTTCCCCATGTGCCCCTCGGCCCTCTCGATCGCTGCCGGGATCGTGGCATGCGCCGCCCCGCGCCCGGTTGTTCAGGTGGTCGCCTCGCGCAGGGCGCGGCGGCAGAGGGCGTCCGCCCTGCGGGTGGATTCGGGGAGGCGGTAGTCGGCGGCCAGGCGCAGGGTGTGGGCGCAGGCGGTGGCCAGGTCGACGCGGTGGCCCACGGAGACGAAGACGGGTTTGACGCCTTCCTGGGTACGGAGGGCGCGGCCGACCTCCTCGCCGTCGTCGGCCAGGAGCGGGGTGAAGTCGCCGCGCCGGGGGCCCGGTTCGTCGTACGTGAAGAGGAACGGGTTCTTCGCGACACCGATCGCCGGCAGCCCCGTGACGACGCCGAGGTGGCTGGCGAGCCCGAACCGGCGCGGGTGGGCGCGGCCGTAGCCGTCGCAGACGACGAGCCCGGGGGGCGAGGTGAGCGCGGCGAGGGCGGCCAGCACGGTCGGGATCTCGCGGAACGCCAACAGCCCGGGTACATAGGGGAAGGTGACGCGGCCGACGGCGGTCGCCTCGTCCACCACGGCGAGGGTCGCGGCGTCCAGCACCACGGCCGCCGCCGCGACGACGTCCCGTTCGTCGTCGTACGCCACGTCGACGCCCGTCACCAGGCCGGTGCCGGGCTCCGGTCCCGGCTCGTCCAGGACGACCCTCCCGCGCAGTTCGTCCTGGACGGCGCGGGCTGCCGTCTCGTCGGCGGGCATCTCGAACGGTGTCATGATCCGCCAGTTTAGGCCGCTCCGCGGAACGCGGTTCGATAGTCTGGTGATCATGTTCGTACTGGAAGTGACCTATACCGTCCCCCTCGAACAGGTGGACCCGCTGCTGGCGGCCCACGTGTCGTGGCTCGACGCCTCGTACGACTCCGGCGT includes these proteins:
- a CDS encoding aminoglycoside phosphotransferase family protein; translation: MHADEAETDAALVRRLLRAQFPRWADLPVTRLASGGTVNAIYRLGEDLTVRLPLRPGGAEAVAREAALLPRLAPLLPLPVPEVVATGAPGEGYPLAWSVHRWIGGRTPVEGDVSERVARDLAGFAVALRGIDLPCGPPAHRGGPLITEDRETRQAIEALRRTDEPFDADAITAAWEEALSAPPWTGPACWTHCDLMPGNLLLAGDRVAAVIDFGTLGMGEPATDLIPAWNLLPALARAAYRDAVDADDATWARSRGWALSMAVIQLPYYRTTNPIISANARYVIGEILGTAT
- a CDS encoding acetyl-CoA C-acetyltransferase, which encodes MSTEAYVYDAIRTPRGRGKANGALHGTKPIDLVVGLIHETRARFPGLDPAAIDDIVLGVVSPLGDQGSDIARIAAVAAGLPDTVAGVQENRFCASGLEAVNLAAAKVRSGWENLVLAGGVESMSRVPMGSDGGAWAMDPMTNLATGFAPQGIGADLIATLGGFTRRDVDEFAALSQERAATAWKEGRFRRSVVPVLDRNGLTVLDHDEHLRPGTTADTLAALKPSFAGIGEAGGFDAVVLQKYHWVEAIDHVHHAGNSSGIVDGAALVTIGSREIGERYGLTPRARIVSAAVSGSEPTIMLTGPAPASRKALAKAGLTIDDIDLVEINEAFAAVVLRFVGEMGIPLDKVNVNGGAIALGHPLGATGAMLVGTLVDELERQDKRYGLVTLCVGGGMGVATVLERL
- a CDS encoding CaiB/BaiF CoA transferase family protein; its protein translation is MDRTDHRDHSVHRAAPGIGPLAGVRVVELAGIGPGPFAAMTLADLGADVVRVDRPGGTGLGIDPAADLTNRNKRSVLIDLKTPDGAARVLDLVERADLLIEGNRPGVAERLGIGPEECLARNPRLVYGRMTGWGQDGPLAQSAGHDIDYIALSGALSMIGEADEPPALPANLLGDYAGGALYLVIGLLAALQHARTPDGTGQVVDAAVVDGTAHLTTMIHAMMSAGGWQDRRGANLLDGAAPFYGSYETADGAYMAVGALETRFYDRFIELLGIEDDVPARKDFGRWDELRAAVAARFKERTRAEWTRVFEGTDACVTPVLTLREAPAHPHLAVRGTFTEHAGVVQPAPAPRFSATPGSVRTGPALPGADTAEVARDWDLPTR
- a CDS encoding 3-hydroxyacyl-CoA dehydrogenase NAD-binding domain-containing protein translates to MNESASPTIRWEQDNTGVVTLVLDDPSQSANTMNEAFRRSLVATADRAEAEKDQVRGFILTSAKKTFFAGGDLKDMMKAGPGDARRIFEGGLVMKDALRRLETLGKPVVAALNGAALGGGYEIALACHHRIALDAPGSRIGLPEVTLGLLPGGGGVTRTVRLLGVADALLKVLLQGTQYTPRAALDQGLVHEVAATREEMLDRARAFIDAHPESRQPWDEKGYRIPGGTPSSPRFAANLPAFPASLSKQLAGAPFPAPRNILAAAVEGSQVDFATAQTVESRYFTELVTGQTAKNMIQAFFFDLRTVNSGGSRPRGVPPREVRKVAVLGAGAMGAGIAYACARAGLDVLLKDVTPDAAERGKAHSAKLLAKAVARGRTTEAERDRVLARITPTADPADLADCDTVIEAVFEDSALKHKVFQEVQEIVAPDALLCSNTSTLPITALAEGVARPADFIGLHFFSPVDKMPLVEIVRGGRTSDEALARAFDLVRRIKKTPIVVNDARGFFTSRVIGQFLNEGVALVGEGIAPASIEQAAAQAGYPAKVLSLMDELTLTLARRIREESRRAVEEAGGTWTGHPADAVIDRMVDEFGRTGRGGGAGFYEYAEDGTRTRLWPGLSEHFARPPADTPPAGTSPSSDIPFADLQERMLFSEALDAVRCLEENVLTSVADANIGSIMGIGFPAWTGGVLQYINGYEGGPAGFAARARELADRYGDRFTPPALLVDKAANGETFTDG
- a CDS encoding aminoglycoside phosphotransferase family protein; translation: MRKDVYVYDLAGRLLAEQFPQWAGLPLTLLDPAGSDHVIFRLGADMAVRLPRGDWAAGQAEKEHRWLPLLAPGLPLALPVPLGLGKPSPETGYPWNWSVARWLDGTVPDAGTLDGPGRTRLRSVAYQLAGFLTALHHLPPANALLPGPHPDLVGESLHARDAGTRSAIAATADVFDAPAMTAAWDAALGAPPWSGQPLWFHGDFHTGNLLAGPDGRLSAVIDFGGLGLGDPACDLTIAYTLLGADARAAFRTARATDDATWARGLGWALSTGLNAYTTYAATHPLVAARTTRQVTQALTEFRRTA
- a CDS encoding endonuclease V, which produces MTPFEMPADETAARAVQDELRGRVVLDEPGPEPGTGLVTGVDVAYDDERDVVAAAAVVLDAATLAVVDEATAVGRVTFPYVPGLLAFREIPTVLAALAALTSPPGLVVCDGYGRAHPRRFGLASHLGVVTGLPAIGVAKNPFLFTYDEPGPRRGDFTPLLADDGEEVGRALRTQEGVKPVFVSVGHRVDLATACAHTLRLAADYRLPESTRRADALCRRALREATT